The stretch of DNA GAGACAATTAACCTTTCCCTGCTCGACCATTATTCTTTATCCTATGATGTCTGCCCTGTTCCTCGTCAATTCATGTACCTCAACTGACGCCAGATTACTCACTGCGGGAAGCTCTCAGCCATGTTAATCGCCCAGCTAAAGTCTCTTAGCTTTTTTCAACCCGTTGACGGAGGTCACGCTTACGATGCTGTGCCAGTGCCAATATCCAATATCCCAATTTGTTGGTTGTTGGAACAAGGTGCGTTAAGGACTTTGTTGACATGCTCAAAGAAACTGACTGTCTATTCTTAGCTTGTAATAACTGGGACAGAGTAATGGAGAAACATACTGCTCATAGCTTCACCATGTGAATCAGTTACCCGCCATGGCTTGAAAGGGAAGCTTACCTATACGAAGAAGGTAATGCTTTGGGGTTTCAGTTAATCTGAGCTTTGGATCATGAGATGTAACTTACCTATGAATCTTGCGTCTTTCAAAAACACAAATGAGTACATATAACCAGCCCAAAATCAATGATAAAATACCTACTTCCAGCTCCTCACCGTCAGCCATCCACTCGCCTTTCCCAACCAGATTGATAGGTTTACTTCTCCATTCTGTGAACCACGCTTGTTGTAACTTGAGGCGATTGATTCTGAGTGCTAAATGGGTACCTTGTGGGGTCTAGAGGGTTTTCCTGAGAGGCGAACTGACTGTTTGGAGTTAAGGGAAGGAGTGGCGTTGGAGTGGCGTCTGTTGATACCACGTCTTCTTGATGGATGATATTGGATTCGGGTTGTAAATATATAAATTAGGAATGATAACGATCGACAGGACATGGGCCAAGGTCAGTACTTTTATACATCAGCGTACGAAGCACTTCGTTGTCTCTAATACAAATTACACATCGCCTCatttgtcttcttcgtaAAGGATCATCGAGTCATAAAGTGTCAGCCAACGATGATGATTCGGTCAACCATTCAAAGTGAGTAGAGCTCTGTGCTCGAACCAAATAACTCTGGCAGAGGGATAATCAAAGGCCGAAGACATACACAGTCCCACGAGTGATACACGAGGGAAACACAGATGTGTCTATTGTTACCCACTACTGGTTGTTTGTTTCGCCGTAATCGAGAATGTTGTCGATCGAATCGAGTCGTCGCCGGCGTCGCCGCCTGGTCGGCAGCCACTCGCGGCGGTCCAACAGGCTCGATTTCGTAGTCCTCGACATACAGTAACCACTACTCATGGCTTATCAGCTTATGCTCTACCAAATTCTCTGACTGATCAAGAAGACAAGCATATGCATAAGTGTGAAATGGCCGATTTCTTACTCGTCGTCAGCCGTCATCAGTCAATCACGGCACAGCAGCAGTGCTCATCGCGGCATAGTCCGTCGCCGCTCGCCTGCCCTCTGGTGGTGATGAGTAATATAATAATCAATCATTCGGTCTGCATCTCTTTCTATTTCATTTTGAAACGTTTTTGTATATCTTGGAGCCTTGGAGACGGCAGGTGGTAACAACCCAAAACTAGACAAAACTTACCTTTGCCGCTTTGGCGGACCCACTTCGCCAAAGAATCAGAAACGACCCGCACGAGCGAGGACATAAGGGTACGAGGACACACAGCAAGGTCTGCTATAACGCACACGTCCTGTGCATGTATAAATCGGCAAGACAACATTCATAATTCATTAGGTACAGCTCTTCATTTAGTGAGTAGTGGGAATTATTTCGAAAGTACGACCGTTGACAAAAACAGCAATGGGATCTTCACAATCACAACCTTCGCCCAACGACCGACCGAATGGTAACGACGGTCGTCCGGCTTCACGACGGACCTCTTCAAACCCTCTTCGATCTTTTCGTCGTCTATCCAATATCGGGAGACACGCAACCGATACTTCTTCGTCACAACCTGTTAGCGACGTTGGTGAGGAACAGAAGAACAatgtggaggtggagatggagcgAACCGGTagtgggagtggagggAAACGTATGAGGCAAGCTTCCACTGTCGGTGATACGAGATTGAGTGGCATCGAGAGAAAAAAGCCGAGGATGGGAGAGAGACAAGAGTCTGGACCATCGTCGTCCCGGACATGGGCTGATCGTGAGGACGAACCCATGCCCTCGGTTTCAACTTCTCGAACAAGTTGGTCTACTCAGCCTTATCCCCAATCCACATCAACGCCCGGTCAGTCGGCAACCTTATCTCCTACACTTTCATCTGACGACTCTCTCTCCGAGGAACGTTTTCAAACGTTGTCTACTATCCGCGACACCCTCGGCCCTGAATGGCCACCTGCAGATTCTCCTGCTGCGCCCGTTGTGGAGAGATTTTTGAGGCGACATTCCTCTCAGAACGTTGTGGGGCCTACTTCATCCACGTTGGGGACTGGTGTAGGCGTGACAGCGGCTGGCGTAGGTGGTTCGACCCCTGGAAATCACACCGTAGCTGAGGCCAGGATTAATTTGCAGAGAGCTATGTCCCAAGCTCGCAATTTAGCTGATCGCATTACCTCCATGTCAGCTCGACTTAACTCTGGTCTTCTggcttcctcctctcgtGATTTCCATGATCCCCTAATCAGTCAACCCCAACCTCAATCTCTATCTCAACATCAACTTCCACCCTCAACAGGAGCcgcagatgaagaggtcccttcttcagcaaTGGAAGACCTCGCTGCCCGTTTGCGCGAAGCTCGGGAAGAACTAGCTGAGACTGAGCGGCAGTTGAATGAAACCAGGGAGAGGTTCGAGTCGACGAccgaaagaaggagagtgCCTACCGGTGCAGTATTGATAGTACAAGGTTTGGCACAGACACATACGTTTCCTGATATGGAGGAGGCTCAAAACAGAGATGTAAATGAAATGGAGAGAGCTCAACgtaatgaagaagatgtgggCTTTCACACCACCTTGGAACGGGATAGTGAAGATCGAACGAGTAGTGTGAGACCGAGAAGGGCTTCCGAAAGTAGAGTAGGAGAGAGGGTCGAGGCGCCCAGTGAAGACGGGGAAGGAGTGACTCTGCAACAGCAGGCGAACATGATTAGTGGTCTTCTCACGTACGTCTGTGTCGTATGACGGTACTCCATAGCTAACAAGCTACATAGTGTGGCCGCTGCAGCAACGGCTACTACCCTACTCGCTCCAGGAGGCAATCGCCCCAGCCTCGCCTCTGCTGTTCAGCCTCAACgcccttcaccttcttccacacTAGAATCTATGCTCAGCCGCTTGAGACCCAATCGCCCCAGGCAGCAAACAGACCAGACCGTCGAGGCGTCCTTGGGGAATTATCTCCGCAATGTTCTTCGTGACAACAGAGTAGAAGGTTTTACCAGTCCCAACACCACATTAGGCACTACAGAGATCTCCTCGACAGCCGCTTCCTCCCCTGCTgatccacctccaccaagTCAAGATCCTGCAGCCGATGCAGCTGAAGAAGCCATCTCTTCAGAGTTCCAAACCTTCCTTGAAGGGCTGCAAGAGGAGCTTGTGGATGCTGTAAGAGCTTTTGCTGGACCTTTACCTGAAGCAGACGAGGAGGCGAGTGCTCGAGATGGTGAAGACGTAGTGCGGTCTATGGCAGACGCCAGCCTTGATCCTTCCACAAGTAGGGCAGACAACATCTCAGTCTCTGCCGGAGCAACATCTACCCAGTTGACCGCTGTTGAGAATCCCACCTCTACTTCCAACTCCATTCCAACTTTTCATTCGCAGTTAGGACAAAACCTTCCAGGTGTCCGAAGAGAAGTTCCCTCCGTGACTGGTGGTCGAGATGGTGTACCTAGACGGTTGAACTTTTTCAGAGTGCACACTTTCCCTGCCATATCACCAATTACAGGGCGGCGAATTGAGGGTCGTCAAGTCTCCGAGGGTGGCCAAAACAATGGAAATGAGATTCAGACTGAGGACGATATTGCTAGAACAGCCTCTCCACAGGAAACAGCGGAGCAGCAGACGCCTACAATCGGTAACAATCAATCACGAGCTCAACCACACACGCGGGCACAGACGCAAGATGACGAGCCTCTGATACCCTGCATATTTATCGGCGTACGAAGTATCCGTCATGATCCAGCCATGACCACGGATGACCTTGTTTCCCACCCTCAATTCCCTTTCGTCAATGGTGAAGTGCCGCCTCGGCCTCCCGCATCCGAAGGCGAGGGCGAAGGTACCGAAGAGAATGCGGGTGAGGAGGATAGTCAGGAAAGGGAGGGTATACTTCGCGATCACGACCAAAGTcatgaagaggagcagcCTGCTACTATTTCAACCCGGCAGGGGCGTGCGGCCTCTTCACCACCCGAAAGAGACCGCCGTTCCCTTCGCGAGCGTTTTCTCTCCCACCTGCGTCGAACCACATCTCCTGCATCTCCTCGCACACCCCCTTCGGGACCGTTGAACACCTATCTTGTTTATGTTATCGGTGGTAACTACCCCCGGTCACATCCTGTTTTGAGGATGCCTTCTCTCATTCATGGTGGTGCGATGACAGATGAAGAACTCCAGTTTGTAGGTGACCTTCTAGGATCGGCGAGTAACCAGActgttgagaaggagaagctcGACAATAGTGGACTGCAGGTGAtcaaagggaaggaaatggaggatAAGGGGGAAACAGGCGAAGTAATTGATAGCTGTGTCGAACAATGTCTTGTAAGTTGGTCATTTCCATTATTATAAATTTTATTGACATAATGGCTTCTTAGGTCTGCCTGTCAGGTTATGATCCAGAAGAGGATTGCCGTATCTTGGGCTGTCGTCACGCCTTCCACAAGGATTGTGTTGATCAGTGGCTGACAACGGGAAAGAATTCTTGTCCCGCTTGTCGTACTGAAGGTTCGTATCCTttctcgtcatcctcaagaGTTGAAAATTAGCAGTGACTGATGGAAACGCTTAGCCGTTGATTCAAAGCCTTCATGGACCGAGGAGAATACGGCGACTGCGGCGGCCGGTATGGATGACGTTGATTGAACggttgaagaaaaaaaagaggaaaaaaaccaaaatAGAAGCACATAACGATTCAAGAACCCGGCATTccactttttttctctcatTGTTATTGTACGTCATATTAGGCTGCAGACATATTATTTCCTTGTGAGGTTCCAATCGTGGAATCTTCCCACAAATTTAAGTTGGCATGATTATCCCATGCAATTCCAGTATCAAAAGTTCGAGAAATCAGAGAAATgaagggagatgatggtgatgatgacacGAGAAGACAGTCCTTCAAGCACTTTTTCCACACCGCATGTTGCAAATCACCTAGGTTGCTGTATTTCTGGATTATTCATTAGCAGGTCAGACTTATGCATGTCCATGTCCTCGACATATGGCCGTTGGCAGTGAAATGATAGTCAGTTCGTTCGTTATTTCCGTTACTCGTTTCGTTGCCGTCGGTCGTTGCGTCATCGTTTTCAGGTTTGTCAATTGCATCATCACtttgttctcttccttgTCTTCATCCGCCACACTTCATGTTCCCGCCTAACTCCGCTCACCGTATGCGGACGAAGGCCCACTCAGCTTCACCCAATTTGACTGGACCTGCTCGAGTGCATACTACAAATACAACTCGTTCAAACAACCTCAAAATGCCTCTCAAGGAAGTCCCCAGACCATACCCCCTCATCGACTCTGACCCCCATTTCAGCAGGGTGGTCAGGTACATGCGACCGAACGACTATGCCTTGTGGGCTGGAGCCGCCGCTGCTGGACCTGGATTGTTGTGGCTTTATGGTGGGTGTTAAATGTAGACAAGGGGAGGGATGTGTCCTCGGAATGCGACAGGGGGGACAAGGATACGGCAATGATATCAAGATAGCAACAATGGAGCGAAAGGGATGAAGACTGACGAGGAAATGTAGAACGCGTAGACCCTACAAGGTCTAACCCTGCAAGCCTCCGAAATGCCCTCCGATTGACTGGTATCTTGGGTTTCTTCGGTGGCTTCTTGCTCGCTTACCAACAATCTACTTGTAAGTCAGCTTTTTTCTGAAAAAGGGCATGAATTAACATCATCTGATCAACTTTAGTCCGATTCTGGGGCTGGAGGGAAAACGCGGCCGAAGTTCAGAAGGACCAAACCGAGCTTTCCCAACGAGCCAGGGAGGGCAAGCCTCTGTACGGCGAGAGTCAGCTCGATCCTTATCTCCAAGGTGTTGCGGCGAGGAACTCTACGTGGTCTCAGTTGAAGTTGCACGCTTTCCCTTGGTAAGTCCAGCTTTTCTAAGTGGAATATatggaggagagatggaaaagtGTGGGTCGCAACGGGCGTACGGTCGTAATATCGTGGAAACTGGCAAATCTGATGGATCAGTCATGGACGCCAGGGGTTGGAAAGGGCGGACAGGGTCTCGAGAGAGTACCAAGCTGGGGCCAGTGTTAACTACCTGTCATCTGGAAGCGTTCTGTGGAGATCTCTCTCACATTGTCATTAACCACTTATGTACAGGTTCAACGTTGCCAACCACAACTCCCACGGCGTCGACACCTCAAAATACACCTCTGAATCTCCCAACCAACCCTCGTAAAGCCTTTGTTTACCACACTTCCTCAACGATCAGCCTCTTACTCTTATCCAATCTCGACATCTACTCATCACCAAAGGTGTCATCAACTCAAATCACAACCTATTACACACATGATAAAGACAGCTGCCGGCGCTTTCGTATATTTCTAGGAGCATTGGCGGCAGTGGAATTGCGGATGCATGATTTTAGAAAAAGGTTTGACCTGATATGCTATTTGGAACAACGCCAAAGGCATGATGTGATCCATTTTGCTTGGACGTTGAATGATTGTGTGACCGCCTGATTTTACGATGGAAACGCGTTCGGTATATCTTCCTTGCAGACGAAGTCACAGTTAAACTTCTAATGCCGACAATCTCAAAATTCCACTTGGCTCAATGCGTTCGGGATCTCCTTCTCCGAAGTCCATCGCATTCACAGTGTTCAATACAGTCGGTGGTCTTCATGGACGATATGTCATTTGATCAAGTTGTATTCTTGACTTGGTGTGCGAAGACTGACTGCGACTCAGTGGGTGCAGCACAACAGCTGTACTTACCCTGCTTGCTAGCTGCCAAACTCATGAGGATATTCAGGATTAACCTTCTCCAAGCTCACAATAGCCACTACTGATGACTACTACCATGGTGTTGTTGTTACTAGGTAAAAGCTgaatgaaagatgaaacGCTCTACTGGTGCCTACTTCTTGTGACGCTCTTCCTCATGCCCCGCCGGGTTCCCCCAAGGGAACTGGAATTATTTGCATAAcagagcagcagcagtgtCATGAATGATATATGGAGATGCCATAATTATCCAGGGATTGAACACCATCCTAGAAATGTTGTCGGTTTCTACGTATCAACAAGTACTACACCTCAAGCTGGCCTGCAATGATTCGTCGGTCCGCCTGTTGATGGCCAGTTTTAGCATAAAATGAAGTCGGTATACATTCAACCGTTTACCGTTATCCTATTATCACGCAGGTACTGGCGCACCGACCCGAAATTATTGTTTTACGGACTTATATCAGTTTCCTTTCCCTAAATGCCTTGTGAGGCTTTCGAGAAGCTTGTATGACTTTTATGCTCATGAAGAATCGAGGCTGAATGAAGTAGTAGAAACCGGGGAGATGTGATGTTCCTTTGTTGTCTCCAGTTACTAACCACCCTTGATGATGCCTTGCTTTCAAAGCGACCTTCCGGTTTATCTGTTCAATCCAATGAGTGTCAAGATAGCCTGAACATGTTAGAAACATGAAAGGTAGAACagggcgatgatgatggtggcgAGTGTTATTATGCAAGGGCGATTGCCTTCGGAGAAGCTATATAACTAGCAAAATGGTTTCTGGAATGCTTAAAGAATCTAATATCTAACTATCAGCCATACATACATAAGAACCCAAGCAAGGTATCCCTTCACCCTTTGGTGGTGCCGGCCTTCATTGAGTAATCCACTATTAGCAGGTATAATATATACATCCACCTTCGCCGCGCTACAACAACAAGGCGACGTAGTACCGCCGACTGCTCTCTGTTCACCAACGGCAGACGTTTACTCTTTTTCAATACCTCCAGCAACTTAACGACAATTATAGAGAGTAGGTCCAAACGTTCTCGATGCTGTAATAAATGGCAATGAAAAATATATTATATTGCAGTAAACACTGAACATTAACCTTCTCTCGAGCACGATTATTTGGCTTCCGCAAACAACAAGCAGAAAGGGGATCTGACAAGCAAAAAGGCCCTACTTTCAGTAATATTTATCGCAAACAATAACTCTTCTATCGCGCTCTTGctcccctctttcctcctccagccaATCGACAAGGCACTAATCGGTCAGTACAGTGGCGTAATCACAGAGGCAGCGCCTAACGTGCTATACCAGGTGCGATTAGCTCCGTATTTTTAAGGCCGAGGAAGCAGCCAAATCCATAACTTGTTGTTTGTCACCAACCCTGCGACCCTTGTTTGTTCACTGTCTATTTCTGTTGCTgctcttttgttcttttaTGCGGGGATCGCCGACCTAGCATTTATTTCTCGGTGCGTTCTGGAGGTTGTGTTTATTTAGGGTTCAGTTGCCGGCTAATTTAGCTTAAATTAGCGGGACCAAAGACGACCTCGTCATATTTCAGGAACATTCCTAAATTAGGCAAAAGACAAGAGATCTCAAAGAGATAAATCGCCTTCTGGTCCTTTTGTTTTCGGGTGGAAGCTTCGCGCGGCAATCGGGTACCAAATGCCAACAGTTTTCCAAGAGGCAGGATGGGGGAGGATAGCGGAtaaagatgagatggatgtCGACTGTGTGGCTAATAATCCGTTCGTCGAACAAAAGGCTAAAAAGGACAGCTCCTCATTGTCTTCATCGACCGGTACAACCACACCCCCATCTGACGTACAGGAACACGCGAGCACTGGGATCCGTCCCCATCCACTTTTTCAAGAATCATACGCACCAAACCATACAGTACACGCTTTCAGAACATCTTCGCTATCCTTGGGAAGTTTACGAGAATTGTCTCCAACGCGTCCTGTCCCTACTGTAACACCGGGACAAAAAGGcatctcttcatctacATTTTCAGTCCGTATCAACACTCCCCCTTCCAACAGTCATCGCCCAGATCCTATTCACCTCATCCATACAGCATCCAGCAATCTTTCCTCAGGGAATTCTTTGCGCTCAGCCAGGCGTCTCTCCCATTCGCCATATATAGTCCCTTTCCCGTCACCCAGACTACCCCGTGGTCCTTTGACGCAAGTCATGACAAACGTAAAAACTACAGAGAGTGTagtcaaagaagagcttCCAACTACATCACAACCTCTCGAGCCATCTCAACCTTCACTAACCTCAATCGAAATCGAGCCTACTGATTCAGCGCCAAATGTTCCGCCAGAACCTGCTTCATATACTTTTGGTACAGCTGCAGGCTCGATGAATATGGCTACCCGACGAGGTGCGCGCCCTGCACTTCTCAGTCCTCATGGCATGAGATCAGCCCAGCACGGTGTATCATCGACACGTGGCCTTCTAACCCCTCAACCCAGCTCAGGCTTCCGCCACCTTCCTTATCCTTCACCGGCCCCTCTCCTGACTGCTCCGATCTCCCCCGACTCAAGGTGCTTCAACCAATCCGCCCCCGCTGATGCTCCTGCGACTCCTTTACAGCCGATACAGTCAGGTAAAGCACCGAACCCGTACCAAGTCAGTTTGGATGAGATCCCGAGGAGTTTtgtgatgaagaagcttgtTGAGCTGGCGCCGAAATACTGGTATTCTCCGGAGAGTGCGGACTGTCAAATTGGTAAGTGATCGCACGATCCTTTGACAATATATATAAACATCCTTTGCAACGTGTTTCCATTCAACGCAAGGCTGATGATCCGCCTTCATGCCTTAACCAGTTGTTCCTACTCGCCGTACCCACAAAGTTAACAAGGCTGAGTGTCGGCCGAAGATGCCTCAGACAGCGGTTCCTATCGGAATGAGTTCCGCCAGTTTCAATGAACAGTCTCAAATGGCGAACTCGAACCTGTCGCTCGCTGAGCAGCAGGCCACCAGGGCATACTGGCGTCCAATTCCTGCTGGGGTATCCGATGGTGACCTTGGGATCAAGCCGGATGTTGTGACGAGCTCAACGACTGAGGGACACATGGGTGCTtcggggaggagagggagttTACCTGGATACAATCAAGTCGAAGTAAGTAGCACGTCTTAAACGATCAGCTGTCCTATTACTAATCTGGGCTTTCTAGCAGTGTCTCGTATTCCCCCTTCACAAGGATTACCTGACCACCCAATCGACACTTTTCCACAGCCTTATCAGCTCCGCCACAGCTCATGTCACCACCCCCACCCAACGCGATCAGTACGGTCGTCTTGTTTGGCAGTCCCCGATATACCGCGGCGCAAAAGTGTTGCCTACAAAACATGGCCGACAGAGAGTGCTCTACGTCCCACTGCCAGACCCGTCAAGCTTCGGTGTACTCCTTCATTGGTTGTATTGGCACGATGCTGGTCACTTCAATCATTGCTTGTCCAGGGGACTCGCCACATGGCAAGGCGTTATCCGTAATATCGAGTATCTTGGGCTTGATAATGAGATCAAGCTCTTAGCCGGTAaatggtggaagagatgggtcAAGCCTGTGGAAGCGGATGAACGCACCAATGGCGTTCAGAGCGTTAGTGGGTCAAAGAAGGGTAAAGACACGGCGACCGATGTGGAGtttgatgacgatgacgaggaagaggctggCATGGATAGTGGAGCGGATGGggacgatgaggaaatAGGCAGTGGGGTGGAAATAGTAACGGAAGATGGGTTCGCAGACCGTGTGTCCACCCAGCTGAGCTTGTCTTAATGGATGAGGGAATTTTTCACGATTGAGTTGGTAGTGAACAGTATTCCCCATTGATTATTGCTTTTCCAGAAGTTTGGGATTATCGTTTGATACCTTGCATGGGTCAAACTGTAGATTGTGACGTCCATCTTGTGTCCATAGTGTCTTTATTTCTTTCAAAGTGTAGTCGTAACCTTTCTGTGTACCTTCATGCTATGTTTTTTTAGATTCCTTGGAGGTTGTGGAGAATAGAGGAAGAATATCTGCACAAGATGTCATCCACATACGAGTCGCTAATGATGGGACTGTCATGTAATATGAGAAGTCGAAGCAGCCGTGATTCCTTGAATTCAGTTCGTTGGCGAAATATAAACGCGGGCACAGATATATACTACTAGCCTCGTAGCTGCGagccatcatccaccaaaaaCCACCAGGCTTTTCAGCTTGCATGACGAACAAAACAACGAAGTTCGTCGTCAACCTCGCTTCTTGCGTCAACCATCATATAGGCTCGCCGCAAACCGGCGAGTTCGGTACGTATCTGGAGATGCCATCGTTACTTATAGTCTCAGGGGACTTCGACGCTACAAAACAATCTAATCTGCTACATCATCCATCGTTAATTTCCTCTGTAAGCTACAAAATGCCCCGCCGAAACCAACGTAAGCGGTCTCGGAGACCTGACCCTTTGTGAACTGACAGGCTACCAAAAGCTCGACAACCTGCATCTCAAGCATCTCAACCATCTCAACCCTCTGTCTCTTCGTCTCGACAAAACGATGCTTTACAGGAATTTCAAGCAAGGAGAGTACAGAGGAGATTGGATGACCTCGAAGTATGTTTATGGTAATGCCAAAAGGGGCGTGCAGTCAGCTGACACCCGTTTCAATTTGATAGAGAACAAATCCTACAGATATTCCAGCCTCGTCTTTTGTCCCGGCTGAATCATCGCAAACACCGGCCCCAGGACCGTCACAACAACTTccagcaaggaaaaagcAAACGGCAAATGTCAGACGGATCCTATATaacaagaagagcttgaaagACTGGTTAGACGAGCTTGTACGTTAATAGCTTGACTTTGAAGACTGACCGGCTCATCTCATGTCATGCTGTATAGCCTGCCGAACCAGTTCCACCATATTTATCTGCAATTGCTCCCGCGCCTTCAATTCCGCCTAGGCGGATATGTTCCTCATGT from Cryptococcus neoformans var. neoformans B-3501A chromosome 7, whole genome shotgun sequence encodes:
- a CDS encoding hypothetical protein (HMMPfam hit to zf-C3HC4, Zinc finger, C3HC4 type (RING finger), score: 44.2, E(): 3.6e-10) — encoded protein: MGSSQSQPSPNDRPNGNDGRPASRRTSSNPLRSFRRLSNIGRHATDTSSSQPVSDVGEEQKNNVEVEMERTGSGSGGKRMRQASTVGDTRLSGIERKKPRMGERQESGPSSSRTWADREDEPMPSVSTSRTSWSTQPYPQSTSTPGQSATLSPTLSSDDSLSEERFQTLSTIRDTLGPEWPPADSPAAPVVERFLRRHSSQNVVGPTSSTLGTGVGVTAAGVGGSTPGNHTVAEARINLQRAMSQARNLADRITSMSARLNSGLLASSSRDFHDPLISQPQPQSLSQHQLPPSTGAADEEVPSSAMEDLAARLREAREELAETERQLNETRERFESTTERRRVPTGAVLIVQGLAQTHTFPDMEEAQNRDVNEMERAQRNEEDVGFHTTLERDSEDRTSSVRPRRASESRVGERVEAPSEDGEGVTLQQQANMISGLLTVAAAATATTLLAPGGNRPSLASAVQPQRPSPSSTLESMLSRLRPNRPRQQTDQTVEASLGNYLRNVLRDNRVEGFTSPNTTLGTTEISSTAASSPADPPPPSQDPAADAAEEAISSEFQTFLEGLQEELVDAVRAFAGPLPEADEEASARDGEDVVRSMADASLDPSTSRADNISVSAGATSTQLTAVENPTSTSNSIPTFHSQLGQNLPGVRREVPSVTGGRDGVPRRLNFFRVHTFPAISPITGRRIEGRQVSEGGQNNGNEIQTEDDIARTASPQETAEQQTPTIGNNQSRAQPHTRAQTQDDEPLIPCIFIGVRSIRHDPAMTTDDLVSHPQFPFVNGEVPPRPPASEGEGEGTEENAGEEDSQEREGILRDHDQSHEEEQPATISTRQGRAASSPPERDRRSLRERFLSHLRRTTSPASPRTPPSGPLNTYLVYVIGGNYPRSHPVLRMPSLIHGGAMTDEELQFVGDLLGSASNQTVEKEKLDNSGLQVIKGKEMEDKGETGEVIDSCVEQCLVCLSGYDPEEDCRILGCRHAFHKDCVDQWLTTGKNSCPACRTEAVDSKPSWTEENTATAAAGMDDVD
- a CDS encoding hypothetical protein (Match to ESTs gb|CF194303.1|CF194303, gb|CF194044.1|CF194044, gb|CF194043.1|CF194043), translated to MPLKEVPRPYPLIDSDPHFSRVVRYMRPNDYALWAGAAAAGPGLLWLYERVDPTRSNPASLRNALRLTGILGFFGGFLLAYQQSTFRFWGWRENAAEVQKDQTELSQRAREGKPLYGESQLDPYLQGVAARNSTWSQLKLHAFPWFNVANHNSHGVDTSKYTSESPNQPS